The following coding sequences lie in one Rhodohalobacter barkolensis genomic window:
- a CDS encoding HU family DNA-binding protein, whose protein sequence is MTKADIVDVISSSTGITKVETEAVVNGFLDTVIDAMKRGEHIELRGFGSFKVVKRAQRVARNPKTNEEVIVPEQYVPVLKMSKDFKEQVNNSHD, encoded by the coding sequence ATGACGAAAGCAGACATTGTTGATGTGATATCATCATCGACAGGAATTACCAAAGTGGAAACTGAAGCTGTGGTAAATGGATTTTTGGACACGGTAATAGATGCGATGAAACGCGGTGAACATATTGAATTGCGCGGATTTGGTAGTTTTAAAGTCGTAAAGCGTGCGCAACGTGTTGCCAGAAACCCCAAAACAAATGAAGAAGTTATCGTACCGGAACAATATGTACCGGTTCTTAAAATGTCTAAAGATTTTAAGGAGCAAGTAAATAACTCTCACGACTAA